A genomic segment from Diadema setosum chromosome 11, eeDiaSeto1, whole genome shotgun sequence encodes:
- the LOC140235431 gene encoding uncharacterized protein: MNEKLLEEQDQSDPGEPAAESEAAAAADGHPQGKGVNDSNDDDPTRDDAAEPRDPEASKPAENSQDEVICTPDSNAATDDANDVKTKVDEGISQPDSTMEDDNVDNEYTGSKKEGNESGTLKKDDKGEIEKVNEENASPGKDIKDTGNDENHDAEKVDGTQQEGHKSPTPDSIQKDGDVVNENEGNKSSKDASEATEVVRDKPASSHGDNRDRANATPTSSMKSSLSKKSKTVRVRSSKTVSTAIDIDMSHMMDDVDSDDDDAGTRITACCGKSVDFSMPVMDEVEAELQRVINRPGSGRTSMMDDEMLGVGRAATMNTPVTNNDDRESFIYTRSIRTPSRDGIYQHALNLINNRCQSHAYSVRSQPQPRRRKRVEPPPRSAASLPSSLLAGVPVFRLPNVVEHINAPPFMDQPNSFFYVEQQRPLPMRPMKVWKGYQGNVYFEPMVCRSAPLNLPPTYDLSSPDHRQSSKSSSRFPSISSHSADSRSRLRQLNGDDAESSVQFSFQSETPRTATRSGRRGGTKSAMSSRSGAQSQRQLAILDKYTVLGKMDYNAAEDLKWISGIESTGTLQIGPEGQRLTGYGYKVYRDGDRHPKLRIRRGLVSHNLAGSSKNSPALGVSGGRINEDQATNQQTRVHQTKTSTQDISRSGNQSFPHEKYQCVDSATALQQIRKRNDGHGRSKLVHILPSAYSDNPAPMRAKGK; the protein is encoded by the exons ATGAATGAGAAGCTGCTGGAAGAACAGGACCAGAGCGACCCCGGTGAGCCCGCGGCAGAAAGCgaggctgctgctgctgctgacgGTCATCCTCAGGGTAAAGGGGTCAACGACAGCAACGATGACGACCCAACCCGTGATGATGCCGCAGAACCACGTGATCCTGAAGCGTCTAAACCCGCGGAAAATAGTCAAGATGAAGTTATCTGCACACCTGATTCTAATGCCGCGACTGATGACGCAAACGATGTGAAAACCAAGGTTGACGAGGGGATTTCGCAGCCAGATTCAACAATGGAGGATGATAATGTAGATAATGAATACACTGGTAGTAAAAAGGAAGGAAATGAGTCGGGAACACTCAAGAAAGATGATAAAGGTGAAATTGAAAAGGTGAACGAAGAGAATGCCTCACCGGGCAAAGATATCAAAGACAcaggaaatgatgaaaatcacgACGCGGAAAAAGTGGACGGGACACAGCAAGAAGGACACAAGTCGCCCACTCCCGACTCTATTCAAAAGGACGGTGATGTAGTAAATGAGAACGAAGGAAACAAATCTTCCAAGGACGCAAGTGAAGCAACTGAAGTCGTGCGGGATAAACCCGCGAGCAGTCATGGTGACAACCGTGATCGAGCGAATGCAACACCGACATCGAGCATGAAGTCATCTCTCAGTAAGAAGAGCAAGACCGTGAGGGTGAGGTCATCCAAGACCGTCTCCACTGCCATCGACATCGACATGTCGCACATGATGGACGACGTCGATTCGGATGACGACGATGCCGGTACCCGCATCACCGCCTGCTGCGGTAAGAGTGTGGACTTTTCGATGCCGGTGATGGACGAGGTCGAGGCGGAACTCCAGCGGGTGATCAACAGGCCTGGTTCGGGCAGGACGTCGATGATGGATGACGAGATGCTTGGAGTCGGACGAGCGGCGACAATGAACACGCCTGTCACAAACAACGACGACAGAGAGAG CTTCATCTACACGCGCAGCATCCGAACTCCATCGCGTGACGGTATCTACCAGCACGCCCTCAACCTCATCAACAACCGATGCCAGAGTCACGCCTACAGCGTCCGCTCCCAACCGCAGCCTAGGAGGAGGAAGCGGGTGGAGCCGCCGCCGCGTAGCGCCGCTAGCTTGCCGTCCTCTCTGCTGGCTGGG GTTCCAGTATTCAGACTGCCCAACGTCGTGGAACACATTAATGCTCCTCCATTTATGGACCAGCCAAATTCTTTCTTCTATGTCGAGCAACAGAGGCCACTGCCAATGCGACCTATGAAG GTATGGAAAGGTTACCAGGGCAACGTGTACTTTGAGCCAATGGTGTGCCGGAGCGCCCCGCTTAACCTTCCGCCTACATACGATCTCAGCAGTCCCGACCACAGGCAAAGCTCGAAGTCATCATCGAGGTTTCCTTCGATATCGTCCCACTCAGCCGACTCTCGATCACGTCTACGACAGCTGAATGGAGACGACGCGGAGAGCTCCGTGCAATTCTCCTTCCAGTCGGAAACGCCTCGGACGGCGACCAGGAGTGGTCGGCGAGGCGGAACGAAGAGTGCGATGTCGTCGCGGAGCGGAGCCCAGAGCCAACGTCAGCTGGCTATCCTGGATAAATACACGGTGTTGGGCAAGATGGATTATAACGCGGCTGAGGACCTCAAGTGGATCAGCGGAATCGAGTCGACGGGAACGCTGCAGATCGGCCCGGAGGGCCAGCGGCTGACTGGATACGGCTATAAGGTATATCGCGACGGGGATAGGCATCCAAAGTTGCGGATACGCCGCGGACTCGTCAGTCACAATTTGGCGGGAAGTAGCAAGAACTCTCCCGCTCTTGGCGTCAGCGGAGGGCGAATAAACGAGGACCAAGCTACGAATCAGCAGACTCGGGTTCATCAAACGAAAACCTCCACCCAAGACATCAGCAGGTCGGGAAACCAGTCTTTCCCGCACGAAAAATACCAATGCGTGGATTCAGCGACAGCCCTGCAGCAAATCAGAAAGAGGAACGACGGCCACGGCCGCTCCAAACTTGTCCACATCTTGCCGTCTGCGTACAGCGACAACCCCGCTCCTATGCGGGCCAAAGGAAAGTGA